In one Burkholderiales bacterium GJ-E10 genomic region, the following are encoded:
- a CDS encoding integrase family protein has translation MSASKHASVHERWAHLRFSVIGQLLAAPPPKGELRAELRKLAERTWRHPVTGEPARFALSTIERWLLRARRERRDPVGVLRRKVRADAGVQKVGSAIRQALQAQYAAHPSWSVQLHTDNLRALIERDPALGSMPSYSSVRRLFQAQGWRKRQRLSSRDTAGAQRAEARLAAREVRSYEAHYVGSLWHWDCHVGSRPVLTAAGRWATPVLFGVLDDCSRLGCHLQWYLRENAECVAHGLSQAIQKRGLPRAAMSDNGAAMLAAEITEGLARLGIAHETTLAYSPYMNGKIENLWANVEGRLMAMLEGVTDLTLATLNEATQAWCEYDYNRTVHSEIGATPLARFLAGPDVLRPSPDSDALRLAFTRTEKRTQRQSDGTLVVEARRFEVPNRYRHLRELHVRYAAWDLARVHLLDERSGQVLCRLYPQDKQANARGVRRPLEPLAAAADAPRPPTGAMAPLLQSLMAKQAATGLPPAYLTKDEPPAPEGNEP, from the coding sequence ATGAGCGCATCGAAACACGCTTCAGTCCACGAACGTTGGGCGCATCTGCGCTTCTCGGTGATCGGGCAACTGTTGGCGGCCCCGCCGCCGAAGGGCGAACTGCGCGCCGAGCTCAGGAAGTTGGCTGAGCGCACTTGGCGGCACCCGGTCACGGGCGAGCCGGCGCGCTTTGCGCTCTCGACCATCGAACGCTGGCTGTTGCGGGCGCGGCGCGAGCGGCGCGACCCGGTCGGAGTCCTGCGGCGCAAGGTGCGCGCCGATGCCGGGGTCCAGAAGGTGGGCTCGGCGATCCGGCAAGCGCTGCAGGCGCAGTACGCCGCGCACCCGAGCTGGTCGGTGCAGCTTCACACCGACAACCTGCGGGCGCTCATCGAGCGCGACCCGGCGCTGGGGTCTATGCCATCGTACTCGAGCGTCCGGCGGCTGTTCCAGGCGCAGGGTTGGCGCAAGCGCCAGCGGCTCAGCAGCCGCGATACGGCGGGCGCTCAACGAGCCGAGGCCCGGCTGGCCGCGCGCGAGGTGCGCAGCTACGAGGCCCACTACGTCGGCTCGCTGTGGCACTGGGACTGCCACGTCGGTTCGCGACCGGTGTTGACCGCCGCCGGTCGATGGGCCACGCCAGTGCTCTTCGGCGTGCTCGACGATTGCTCGCGGCTGGGCTGCCACCTGCAGTGGTACCTGCGGGAGAACGCCGAGTGCGTGGCCCACGGTCTGTCGCAGGCAATCCAGAAGCGCGGGCTGCCGCGCGCGGCCATGAGCGACAACGGTGCGGCGATGCTCGCCGCCGAGATCACCGAGGGGCTCGCTCGGCTGGGCATCGCGCACGAGACGACGCTGGCGTACTCGCCATACATGAACGGCAAGATCGAGAACCTGTGGGCGAACGTCGAAGGAAGACTGATGGCGATGCTCGAGGGCGTGACCGACCTGACGCTCGCCACCTTGAACGAAGCGACCCAGGCCTGGTGCGAGTACGACTACAACCGCACCGTGCACTCCGAGATCGGCGCAACGCCGCTGGCGCGTTTCCTCGCCGGCCCCGATGTGCTGCGGCCCAGCCCGGATAGCGACGCGCTGCGGCTGGCCTTCACCCGCACCGAGAAGCGCACCCAGCGCCAGAGCGACGGCACGCTGGTGGTCGAAGCCCGGCGCTTCGAGGTTCCCAACCGCTACCGGCACCTGCGCGAGCTGCACGTGCGCTACGCCGCCTGGGACCTCGCCCGGGTGCACCTGCTCGATGAACGCAGCGGCCAAGTCCTGTGCCGCCTGTACCCGCAGGACAAGCAGGCCAACGCCCGGGGCGTGCGCCGGCCGCTCGAGCCGCTCGCGGCGGCGGCGGACGCGCCTCGACCGCCCACCGGCGCGATGGCCCCGCTGCTGCAGAGTCTGATGGCCAAGCAGGCTGCCACGGGCCTGCCGCCGGCCTACCTGACCAAGGACGAACCACCGGCACCGGAAGGGAACGAACCATGA